The following proteins come from a genomic window of Sebastes fasciatus isolate fSebFas1 chromosome 6, fSebFas1.pri, whole genome shotgun sequence:
- the plcxd3 gene encoding PI-PLC X domain-containing protein 3: protein MASSHGRSSDMRFADWMSNLPQSMHNTPLTNLAIPGSHDSFSFYIDESSPVGPEQPETVQNFVSVFGTVAKKLMRKWLATQTMNFTSQLEAGVRFFDLRISTKPRDPDNELFFAHGLFSATVREGLEQISGFLSGHARECVFLDFNHFYGVQNMHHEKLVAMLKEIFGDKLCPVVFAQEVSLQYLWEKEYQVLVFYHHPMALEVPFLWPGQMMPSPWANTTDPEKLVQFLQASVTDRRRKGTFFVSQVVLTPKASTVMKGVASGLRETITERALPGMMQWIRSQRPGESGINIITADFVELGEFISAVITLNYHLGDEDDDAT from the exons atggctTCGTCTCACGGGAGAAGCAGCGACATGCGGTTTGCAGACTGGATGTCAAATTTACCGCAGAGCATGCACAATACCCCGCTCACCAACCTGGCGATTCCCG GTTCCCATGATTCCTTCAGTTTCTACATTGACGAGTCGTCCCCAGTGGGCCCCGAGCAGCCGGAGACGGTGCAGaactttgtttctgtttttggcacggtggCCAAGAAGCTAATGAGGAAGTGGTTAGCTACACAGACGATGAACTTCACCAGCCAACTGGAGGCTGGTGTCCGCTTCTTTGACCTGCGCATCTCCACCAAGCCCCGTGACCCCGACAACGAGCTTTTCTTCGCCCACGGGCTCTTCAGCGCCACG gtgAGAGAAGGTCTAGAGCAGATCAGCGGTTTCCTGTCAGGTCAtgccagagagtgtgtgttccTGGACTTCAACCACTTCTACGGCGTGCAGAACATGCACCATGAAAAACTGGTGGCCATGTTAAAAGAGATTTTTGGAGACAAACTCTGCCCAGTCGTCTTCGCTCAGGAG GTGTCTCTGCAGTATCTGTGGGAGAAGGAGTACCAGGTGCTCGTCTTCTACCACCACCCCATGGCCCTGGAGGTGCCCTTCCTGTGGCCAGGGCAGATGATGCCCTCTCCCTGGGCCAACACCACCGACCCAGAGAAGCTGGTTCAGTTTCTCCAGGCGTCTGTCACTGACCGCAG GAGGAAGGGGACCTTCTTTGTCTCCCAGGTGGTTCTGACACCGAAGGCCAGCACAGTGATGAAGGGCGTGGCGAGCGGACTGAGAGAGACAATCACAGAAAG GGCCTTACCGGGCATGATGCAGTGGATCAGATCGCAGAGACCCGGGGAGAGCGGCATCAACATTATCACAGCTGACTTTGTGGAGCTCGGAGAATTCATCAGCGCCGTCATCACCCTCAACTATCACCTGGGCGACGAAGACGATGACGCCACCTGA